In one Juglans regia cultivar Chandler chromosome 11, Walnut 2.0, whole genome shotgun sequence genomic region, the following are encoded:
- the LOC108986849 gene encoding pectinesterase inhibitor 6, whose amino-acid sequence MASVHITFHVTYIFLAWLTNFGQIAYGKEDNYVDDACSVTRYQDLCLHTLASFSRTCKSSPSKWARAGLSVTLAEVKSTAQYLTSLKKHLAMRGRNRVALSDCIECFQDAIDELHKSLYVLRRLSKRPYIFDVQMSDLNTWISAALTDEDTCLDGFEGQKGKQVKLLRNRVFNATHITSNALALVNKLATTGFGIPNRSANLKKGLIGH is encoded by the coding sequence ATGGCATCCGTTCATATAACATTTCACGTCACGTACATATTTCTAGCATGGCTGACAAATTTCGGGCAAATAGCTTATGGAAAGGAAGACAACTATGTTGATGATGCCTGCAGTGTGACAAGGTATCAGGACCTCTGTCTTCACACACTAGCATCGTTTTCACGCACTTGTAAGAGCAGCCCAAGTAAGTGGGCACGGGCGGGGCTGTCGGTGACCTTAGCCGAGGTCAAGAGCACTGCGCAGTACCTGACAAGTTTGAAGAAACATCTGGCTATGCGAGGAAGGAACCGAGTCGCCCTTTCAGATTGCATCGAATGTTTTCAGGACGCCATTGACGAGCTTCACAAATCACTCTATGTTCTAAGAAGGCTAAGTAAAAGACCATATATATTCGATGTGCAAATGAGTGATCTCAACACATGGATTAGTGCAGCGCTCACCGATGAAGATACTTGCTTGGATGGTTTTGAAGGCCAAAAGGGAAAGCAGGTTAAGTTACTTCGAAATCGGGTTTTTAATGCTACTCATATAACTAGTAATGCCCTGGCTCTTGTTAACAAACTTGCCACCACAGGTTTTGGCATCCCAAATCGATCTGCCAATCTCAAGAAGGGATTAATTGGTCATTGA